In Mangifera indica cultivar Alphonso unplaced genomic scaffold, CATAS_Mindica_2.1 Un_0026, whole genome shotgun sequence, the sequence tggtgaaattcgaaaaaacgaaactgaaattcgaattctaaaagttgaaaaaccctaaaatgacaacaataaaaaaattcttcagaaatctgaaaaatacgagtcgatatatcgtaaaacgatgaaattcgaaaaaaacagaactaaaattcgaattctaaaagttgaaaaaccctagaatgcaacaatcgaaaaattcttcgaaaatctgaaaaatacgagttgatatatcgtaaaacggtgaaattcaaaaaaacgaaactgaaattcgaattctaaaagttgaaaaactctagaatggtaacaataaaaaaattcttcataaatctgaaaaatacgagtcgatatatcgtaaaacgataaaattcaaaaaaagggaactgaaatttgaattctaaaagttgaaaaaccctagaatgacaacaattgaaaaattcttcggaaatctgaaaaatacgagtagatctatcgtaaaaccgtgaaattcaaaaaaacggaactgaaattcgaattctaaaagttcaaaaaccctaaaatggcaacaatcgaaaaattctttggaaatttgaaaaatacgagtcgatctattgtaaaacggtgaaattcgaaaacggaactgaaattcaaaaacacgaatcaatatatcctataaatgaaaaaaattgaaatattgagaTGCAAGTACGTCATTACATTGTAAGTTGTGCCAAAAAGctccaaaattcaaaaaatcgaatctcaaatttgaaaattacatatggaaaaaccctaaaacagaaaaaacggatataaaattggaaaactacacgatcagaaaccctagataacaaaattttcaatttacccccttatgaaaattcctttttaaaacaagtcaactgttatatgacaaatttcagaaaaacccgctgtgttctaaggaatctCCCCGGGCTCTCcaatattttaacaaagctattttacccccctaacccacggtcaatgtctgctgaccgtgggagaaatcgtttgaccgtgggaaataCTGTTCCCACGATTAGATTGCCGATccttcggcagccattttcgaccaaaatttggttattttggcctccgattttttcataaatcaaatctacacgttgtataacacaaaacccctcaatcaattcaacgaaaacaaccaagaatcaaaacattttaagcattgttcaaatagaaaccctaaaattttaaatctcaaaatctcaatcaaatctcaataatatgagcaataacttgattcaaacaagattacgggagatatactaacctctttgccatttgcggttgtcgGAAAACAAGAAAATCGACTAAAATCTGGTCGACCGTGGgaaagtgggaaattttgaattttctttgaatttgcacagtgaaatGACCGTGGGAAGTAAGGAAATTtactgtgtttatatatgggggcagtttatcatttcacaaaacctgggtatttttgtttaaacctgaatattttggaCAATGTTTTTGGACCCCCTAAATTTGGactattttttgtaatttcccTGATATTTATCAACTTTACTTTTTCTTCTCGTCGGTCCGTCGGTACTTTCTCTCTTGTTCTTTGctcagttttttctttcttcccctGTTCATCAAATGAACAAGTCTTCCCCAGGGGGCCCTGGGGATCTGTGTTGTATCATTCAATGGATCTGTGTTGTATCATTCAATAAttgacttattttatttttaaatttaaaattatttaattatataataatatatataaatgttctATAAGtacccaaaattttattaatgtataaATCTACCctttgttacaaaataatagGGAAAAGTACTATTTCTCACCAAAGTTTAACCCAATCTCAAATTCATACCTACAagagatataaaatttaaacttctaCCTATGACCAAATtgttatctaaatttttagttaaaaacatagataaaatcaatattttatctataaactttaaaactttaaaatttttaacatttctctcatctagattttaaaaattaacaccttaacccatcctcaaagtttgaaaaatttagattttacccttaaggtttgcttccttctccggccaccaccgacgaccAATGTTTTTCTCCAATCTCTTATCTCTGACTATAAAGAATGACTCTTTATCGttcagatctggaagaacagacaaaAGACAACGCTTCATTATTGCGTTTGAACGACATGAAGAGCAATGAAGGACTCGTAGCACCACCACTGTTGCACCAGGAGAAAGAGGAGGTCGGTGACGAtgtcgaaagatgaagttgaagagtagaggtgaaactactatttttgaaagttacgGGGgcagctaagtttgaaaaaatatgaaaaccttaaGTTTTGggatgaaaatgttacttttcaaagtttaaaaactttaagtaaagatgaaatattaatttctaaaacctggagggggagtaataaattttataaatttttaatataaataataaaataactatttcacCCCTCCTATTAATAGAAAAGATTAACAAATGTTTGGTCATGGATgggagtttaagtttttcatctcctaTGGTATGGATTTATATtcggctaaaatttgggtgggaaatagtgcttttccCAAATAATAATATGGAGAAGGCGCTCATCATTTAAATTTGCAAAAGTCGGCCTTCAGCCTTCAGAATTCGCATCAAGTCAACTACGATGGCTCCGATCAACAGGCTTCACCTCTGCCTTCTCTTCCTGTCGTTCCCTCTTCTCTCCACCGCCACCGCCGTCAGTGATTCCCAATACCTTGAGGTGGAGCTCCTCTGTAAACAGACGTACGGCTTTATGCCCTGCTCCACAACTGCATTGGGGAACTTGTTTTTGATCATCGTTTATGGATACCTCATTTTCGTGGGATCCAAGTATGTTTTTGACGGGAGTGAGCTGTTGAAGATTCTTGGTCCCGGTCGCCTTGGAAAAACTGTTCTTCCCAAGCTTGACGCCCTTCCCGGCGCCATACTTATTCTTGGTAAAATCTCTTGCTTGACTAACTTGTTTGGATTTTGTGATGAGTAGTATTATGGGTACAAATACAAAATTGTGCacaattgattatatattatcacgCAAGTGGGTTTTATTTCgtcgttaatttaaaatcaatcaattataataatatgtcacaagtttgtttttattatttatgtatataattttatttattttttgactaAAAGTTAGATTTTTGTAACCTTATCCTCTGTTTTGAGTTTTATGGTGTTGACCAGGGTTAGCGGTTTTGGGTACTCTATTCAAAAACAAGAAATCCAAACTGGAATCAACTGGGAATTGACACTGtccattctttttttattttaatattctttcaatttaaaaaaaaaaaaaaccgagtTCTCCTATCATAGTTCAACACCCAACACCTTGATTAGCAGTATTAATCTCATAAAATaagaaatctaaatttttaaaccatgGGAGTCACACATTTTATTTCTCAatcataactttaaaaaaaacatcaaaagGAAGAGATAATACATTAAGAAAGGAACAATTCCTTCCACAGAAGACTAAAAATAatgaacttttaaaattaaaacaccCCAGTATTCATTGATTAAAAGTTTGAGAAAAGGCTTAAACAAAAGCCTACAAAGCCATTTGTCAACACAAAAATTTACTGGTACAATAAAAAGGAatccaaaaactcaaataaacacctgaaaatttaaattaaccaaTGTTACgtgtacacacttttgagtatataagtgatgtgtcattataagattgagtattattttatctttaattcaaaatcattaaatcacataataacatattatgtaTACTCAATTGTGTAGTAAAATATGTGTACATCTAGTTTTAGTGATTTAAATTAAGgttcaaacttgattttgaaCCTCAACCTGCTGAACTCAACATCAAACAGAACTACCCAAAAATTAAGAAAGCATCATTCCTCAACAAAACTAGTCTGGAAATATattacaaacaaacaacaaatacctaatttcatttaaaaatgaatCTTTAATAGCAACCCATTTaagattttatcataaatacAGTGAGCTTGTagtgattattttattaatcattcCAATTGTGAAAATATACAGGGGATATAAAGCAAGAGACCTTAAAATGGTAAAGGCAAccatatataaacatttttgcTGTATGTAAGATAATAGAAGTGCCACTCAAATAGAAAGAGAAGCGAGACTGTTTTGCCCAATTCCAAGTTCCAACAACTTGAGAACAAATTTACACTTGAGAACCAATTAAAAAGTTTGATCGTGCATTAATATAAATCATAGCcaacatatgaaaaataaaatatataagatcaCAAAACTATCCAGCATAGGAATGAAAAAACCACTTAGAGGCCTTTCTCATGCATTGATAATATAGATTGATACTATGGTTactttataaacaataaaagttACCTGAATCATAAACTTTTGGAGGAGGTTAGTGCATATTTAGCTGAGCATCAAGTAGTATATAACCTcctcctttttaatttttacattagACTTTGTACATGGCATCAAGTAGTAGAAATATTTGATGTGGAATGTTAGTGCATATTTAGCTGAGCAAtctgaaaaaaaggaaaactatATTATGATTAATCTTTTGATTCCATATGATCAATTCTCTCGTTTTTTACAGCCTCTGGACTGTCTGATAAAAAGGAAATGTCTCAACCTCAGAAATCAGAAGGATTGGGATTACTAGCCAGCTCAATTATTATGGGTACCCTTTTAAATATTCTTCTTCTCAAAATTGCATTTTTACCCGGTGATTAATTCGCTGATTGCATCCGATTAATTCTCTTGTTTTATACAGTGTCTGGACTTTCTGGAACTAAGGAATCTGTTCAAAGTCAGGTCTCAGTGGGAATGGGTTTGCTAGCTGGATCAACTGTCATGCTTCTTACTGTAATATGGGGATCCTGTATCATAGTTGGAAAATGTGACATTGAGTGTTCGGTTGCTAAAGATGGTCAAAATACAAAAGGATTTAGCTTAACTGGTTTGCAACTTTACTCAGAATTGTCCTTTACTAGTCTTCACTGATAGACTGAATAACCAATCTAGTTTGGATTCAGCAGTTCTCCGGCTCTTAACTTGGAATATGCCAAGGCAGTAGCATCTTTGAATTCTATTTCTTATTTGTAGAAGAATTGTCTCAAAGTTTGGTCTAGTCTAAGggtttctattaaaattatagaaacCCTGTATGTTGTAGAAGCTATGAGCCTGCAATGCAGTAGCTGCAAAGTGCAAGAGAAGGATGGGGTAAGGAGCGGaaagagagataaaatttaagaaataaccAGCGTGTTATAGTTGTTTGTGAGGATTTGAGGAGTCACTGATGAACATGCACCTAGAAAACACAAATGAATTTGGAATTTAAATTGTATCTGTATAGAAAAAGCCACATCTATTTTTAACACAGAAATTGAATAAATAGTTGCTTGAAACTAATTTAATCTTCATGAGGCAGAGAGATCCTATATAGATACATCTTGGACTGAAACATTACATTGACCATATCTTCATGCACATTGGTTGTAAGCAACAAGAAAGTGATAGTTATTTTTACAAGGAAAGAGACAAGGTCCAACATGGCTGTGGAACCCTCTTACTGTATATAGTTTCAGAGAGTTAGGGCTGGAGAAGTTGAGGGCTGGTAATGTTGGTCATGGTGCTTAGGGTTAGTCTCAATTTTCGTGGGGAAATCAGACTTGATATAACCATGCCTGCTGCTTTATTTTAAGTGTggagattttttatattaaattccATTGAAGATTTTCTaaattgaaaaaggaaattCTCTTTGATTGCAGAAACCGGTGTTAGTACGGATATTTGGACTTGCTATACTGCAAGGATAATGGCTATATCTGTCATCCCATTTATTGTTGTTCAAATACCACAGATACTCCATTCAACTTCAGGAAGAAACTTAGCTATTTTGATTGCTCTAATTGTATCTGGATTGATGTTCATTGCTTATTGCCTTTATCAGGTAACCATTCTTTTATGCAACAATTATAGCATCCTGTGAATTCTTTGATACCTGTGGCAAATTCCACGAGTCCATCTTATGTAAGCACTAATGACATTGAGGCACACTTATCTTTTTGTTGACATAGTGAAAATTCTGTGAGGATATATTATTTGGTTCTTGTAATAACTTGTTAGaaagattaaattaatcaaGCGAATCTCATCTTAAAAGGCCATATAAGTGAAGCTTTCTTCCATGGTGTAAATACAAATCTTGAGAATCTGTTATTCTTGATCTATGAGAAATGAGTTATGAAGGCATCAACATGTTGATAGCCGGAggacattttcttctttcattgccTTATCAGTAGTTGTTCCTTTTAAAACCCTATTTAGCAGCATTGTTTCTGACTTTAGTGTTAAATGCTAGTGTCTTGAATGGTATATTAAGAAGGTTTGGTATCTTCAAGATACATAGCTAGTAAGatctttcctctttctttaaccttttttctattttgctGGGTACTgcttttaacaaattttctatGTATTTAATGATGCTCGACTTCCCTTTCATTCATGTCATTTAGGTCTCTCAGCCCTGGATTCAGAGGCGGCGTATTGCTTATGCAAGGCACAGGCGTGTGACATCAAGAATTATGAAACATCCGAGTCAGCATGCTGTGGGAAGGCTCTTGAATGATAGAGGAGAACCCAACaaagaagttttaaaaaagtcagttttttttttttttttaactcaaaaactGATCCCCTTACTTTACCCATTCACTTTTCTCCCATGACAATAGAATAagataaatgttattttcaattaataatccCTGCCACTCATAATATATTCTTGTTAGCACTGACTTCTTATGACAGACTGTTTGATTCGATTGATGAGAACAAAGATGGACAACTTTCAGTCAGTGAATTCAAAGCACTGATCATGGGAATTAAGTTTGACGAGATAAACTTGGATAAGGATAATGCTGCTGACAAGTTACTAGAAGACATGGAGACAAATCTGGACAATCAAATTGATTCAGATGAATTCATCAAAGCTATAGAAAAATGGCTCAATGAAGTACTTCGAGGAAATAGATGTGGTGATCCTGGTTCTGAGTCAGCAAAACTTATAAGTGACTTTTACGAGGTAAGGTTGCACAATATAACCCTGCATCTAGGTCCAGGATGTCTTATTGCTATAACATTGTGACATATTGCAAATCATGTTCAGAAAACAAAGAGGAAGCATGATTTGTTGGGAGAGGAAGAGGAAAATTTCGACGTTGTTAAAAACCCGCAGTTGATCTACTTGAAAGCAGTATCAAAGTTGTTTTTTGGAACCATTATTGCTGCTGCATTCGCTCATCCTCTAGTGGATGCTATCACTAACTTTTCCAATGCAACAAGTGTCCCTCCATTCTTCGTTTCATTCATTGCACTACCTATGGCAACTAAGTTTAGTGCAGTGGTACCATTGCTCATTTATGCCAGCCAGAAGAGGAGGAGAACCGCCTCATCAACATTTATCGAGGTTTGTTACTCACTTCTATCTGTTTTTCCATATGCAACTTGAGGTAATTAAAGGgtcttatattattttgctttCCTGATGTTTTCTGCTGCAGTTATACACAACTGTGTCAACGGATAATGTGATTTATCTATCAGTTTTCTTAGCTATCGTCTACATCAGAGGACTGAGTTGGGATTATTCAGCAGAAGTGCTGGCTATTGCTGTTGTATGCATTCTGGTGGGTGGCTTTGCCAGTTTTCTTACCACTTTCCCCCTTTGGACATGTTTACTTGCTTACATGCTCTATCCTCTCTCCTTGGCACTGGTTTATGTTCTTGATTACGTCTTAGGTTGGGCATACTTATGAAGATGtattatatttgtgaaaatatcGTATGTCATTTCTCTTATCTAAACAATCTCAGTTAAGTGAACAATTAGTTGGCAGTTTACacattggtttttatttttcttatttatggaaatcgttaaatattaaaaatgaaaattttaattttatgaaaaaatgaaagttgTAAAACCTTGCCTAATTCACCTAAAATAATAGGAGTacaaataaatgattaaatcgGCGATTAATTATAAacccttaacattttctttattgGAGCGGAGCCGTATAAacccttaacattttctttattcaacGTTCATATCGCAGAGTCTCGTCTTCGAAGcctgaaaaaaataatagttattcCATGTTTGTGATAAAGATTTGAGTCTGTCTTTGCACAAGATTGTAGGGTCATGTAAACTATCTcgattattttaattgtttatttacttAGCTTTTAATTAGttgcaatttaatttgattatttttttctcctttatatCCAAGCATATAGTTGAACTTGAAAACCTCATTAGCTAAATCCAAATCTTGGTTTAATTAGTGATTGGTTTCCCAAAACTAATATTGACTGAAACATAACATGGAATAACATAATCATGGATTTCCAAACTTTTTTCGTTAATCTGTGGGCAAAGAAGAAAGATATAGAGACTAGAAGGGAAGACAACTGATGATTAGAGACGACATATTATTgctcaagaaaaaaaa encodes:
- the LOC123206161 gene encoding sodium/calcium exchanger NCL-like; translation: MAPINRLHLCLLFLSFPLLSTATAVSDSQYLEVELLCKQTYGFMPCSTTALGNLFLIIVYGYLIFVGSKYVFDGSELLKILGPGRLGKTVLPKLDALPGAILILASGLSDKKEMSQPQKSEGLGLLASSIIMVSGLSGTKESVQSQVSVGMGLLAGSTVMLLTVIWGSCIIVGKCDIECSVAKDGQNTKGFSLTETGVSTDIWTCYTARIMAISVIPFIVVQIPQILHSTSGRNLAILIALIVSGLMFIAYCLYQVSQPWIQRRRIAYARHRRVTSRIMKHPSQHAVGRLLNDRGEPNKEVLKKLFDSIDENKDGQLSVSEFKALIMGIKFDEINLDKDNAADKLLEDMETNLDNQIDSDEFIKAIEKWLNEVLRGNRCGDPGSESAKLISDFYEKTKRKHDLLGEEEENFDVVKNPQLIYLKAVSKLFFGTIIAAAFAHPLVDAITNFSNATSVPPFFVSFIALPMATKFSAVVPLLIYASQKRRRTASSTFIELYTTVSTDNVIYLSVFLAIVYIRGLSWDYSAEVLAIAVVCILVGGFASFLTTFPLWTCLLAYMLYPLSLALVYVLDYVLGWAYL